Within Oleidesulfovibrio alaskensis DSM 16109, the genomic segment CCGCCCCGCCGGCGCTGGCCGACATGCTGCGCGACGACACGCGGCTGGGTTCGCTTCCGCCGGTATTTCACCGTCTTGTGGATGTGGTCAACGACCCGCGCAGTTCCGCCACAGACATGGCCGAAGTAATTGCCAACGACACAGACCTGAGCGCACGGCTGCTGCGGCTGGTGAACAGTACTTTTTACGGCCTGCGGGCCAAGGTGGACACCATAACCCGCGCTGTTACCATCATCGGCAGCAACCAGCTCGTTTCGCTTGCCATGGGCGCGGTGATGACAACTTTTTTCAAGGGTCTGCCCAACAGCATTGTGGACATGCGCTCTTTCTGGGAGCATTCTGTAGCGTGCGGTGTAGCCGCACGGCTGCTTGCCAGCCTGCACCGCATGCCCAACACCGAACGCTTTTTTGTAGCCGGCCTGCTGCACGACATAGGGCGCCTGGCCGTATACCGGCTGCTGCCGGAGCATTCGCTGTATATGCTGACCGAGTCGCGCCGCAGAGGTATTTCCATGCGGGCCATGGAACGCGAAGTACTGGGGTTCAGCCACGACAGACTGGGCGGCAGGCTGCTGAAGGAATGGCGCTGCCCCGTGTCGCTGGAGCGCAATGTGGCGCTGCACCACACCCCCGGCAGCGGGCACGGCGGTCTGGAGTCGGCCATCATCAATGTGGCCGACATTCTGGCACATACACTGGAATTCGGCACCAGCGGTGAAGTACTTGTCCCACGGCTGGAACAGGCCGTATGGGACGCGCTGGCCCTGCCCGCAGGCACACTGGAACAGGCTGCGGCGCAGATGGATTATCAGGTTCATGAAATTATAAGATTCTTTGAATTGGATGAATAACGAAACGCCATTCAGTCAGGCCAACCTCAAGGCCCGTCTGCGCAGTCTGGAGGAACAGGCCAGATTCACGCTTGATGTTCTGGAAATGGCCTCCACTCTGGGGGACTTTCAGACCAGCATCAACAAGTTGCATGAGCCGTCTTCGCTGCTGCGCGAAGCCATGGAACGCGTGGAGGAACTGGTACGTTTTTCCGCCACTGCCTTCTATCTTGTGGATGAATCGTCATCCGATTTTTCGCTTGCCCTGTGTGCACCCGATACATACGGCGCCATGGTGGACGATGAGCTGGAACATCTGATAGAAACCGGTGTTTTTGCACTGGCCCTGCGCGAAAACAGACCCATCACTGTTTATTCGCGCGACAACAATCACCGCCTTGTGCTGCACGCGCTGGCCACATCCTCGCGCACGCGCGGCATGTTTGTGGGCATTATGCCCCGTTCCGAACGCAACCTTTCGGGTATCCTGCTGTCGCTGCTGTCCATCACGCTCAAGCACTGTGCCAACGCCATAGAAAGTTTCGAGCTGTACCGGCTGTTCCGTGAAAACGAGGCCCTGCAACGTGCCAGGCTGGACCAGCTGCCCGTGGGCATTGTGGATGCCGCACCGGACGGCGCCATTCTTTCCGCCACCGGCGCCCTTATGCAGCAGTTCGGGTTTGCGGCGGAAACCAGCCTCTCTTCACTTACATTGGCAGACCTGCTGTGTCCCGCCTCGCAAAAACAATTACAGGAAGCCATGCAGAACCTGCTGGCATCCGGTGAAACAGGCTCACCGCCGCAGATACCGCACCGGCGCCTGAGTCTTACCAGCCGCGAAACCTCTCAGGGTGCTTTTCCGGTAGTGCTGCATCTCACCTTGCAGCATGACGCCAGCGGCTCCTTCTTCCGCGCTGTTTTAGCCTGACCTCCCTGTCCCGTATTGCGTTATCAGGCAGGCGCATATACCATATTTTCAATTCTGCACCCCTAGCCTGCGACGGACCCATGACCACAGAATCCATTGCCGTTCTTGTGATCGATGACGATCCCGCCATTCTTCAGAATATCGTCTGCTATCTGGAAGACTCTGATTTTATCTGCTTCGGAGCCGCCGACGGTGCCGCCGGTATCGAAACATTTGAAAGAGAAAGGCCTGACGCCGTCATTGTGGACCTGAACATGCCCGGCATGAACGGACGCGATGTCATCGCACGCATCAACGCACAATCGCCCACCACGCCGGTCATCGTGGTTTCCGGCACAGGTGTCATTGATGAAGCGGTCGAATCCATGCGTGTCGGCGCGTGGGACTTTCTTTCAAAGCCCGTGCGCCGCATGGAAGAGCTGGAAAACGCGGTGCGCGCCGGACTGCGCCGTGCCCGCACCATGCGCGAAAGCAATGAATACAAAGAAACGCTGGAGCGCATGGTTAAACGACGCACCCGCGAACTGCAGCTGGCAAACGACCGGACCGAAGCCATTCTGCTTGCCACCGTGCAGTCGCTCAGCACCGTCATCAACCTGAAAGACGCCTATACCGGCACCCACCAGCAGCGTGTGGCGCTGATAGCCCCGGCCATTGCCGAAGAACTGGGCATGGAACAACGCGCGGTGGAAGCCGTGCGGCTGGCGGCACTGCTGCACGATGTGGGAAAAATGGGACTGCCGTCGGAATTTCTTACCAAACCATCGCGGCTGGACGCCAACGAGATGCAGTTTATCCGCCAGCACCCGCAGCTGGGGTATGATATCCTCAAAGACATTCCCTTTGAACTGCCCATACCCGAAATGGTTCTGCAGCACCATGAACGGCTGGACGGCTCGGGGTATCCGCGCGGGCTTGCCGGCGACGACATACTGCCCGAGGCACGCATTCTGGCGGTTGCCGACACCGTGGAAGCCATCTGTTCGCACAGACCATGGCGTCCGGCCCATCCGTTCAGCCATGCGCTGCACGAGCTGACAGCGGGTAAAAACACGCTGTATTGCCCCGATGCAGTGAACAGCTGCATTGACCTGATAACACGGGGCGACCCCCGCCTGACAACTTTCACCGCAACCATCAAGGGACTGCCGTCATGAAGATAGAAGTGAAATGCTTTGCCACGCTGGCCCCGCATACCCCGGCGGAGGGCACCATGGACGTGCCGCCGCAGACATCTGTAAACGACATCATGCGCCAGCTGGGCATAGCGCGTGACGATGTGAAAATAATCTTTATAAACGGCGCTCATGTAGAGCCGGAAGCCCTGCTGAACGAAGGTGACAGGCTCGGACTTTTTCCCGCCGTGGGCGGAGGCTGATCATGACGAGTGCCGATGCCCGTCACGCCGGAGCGCCGCGGGACGACGCTCCTCTGCACACACTTATCATGCAGCACGCTGTCAACGGCAGACTGCGCATGCGGGCGGTGCAGGGCATAGCGCAGGAATGCGGCTGCCATATCCGCCACGTGGAATGTGCTGCACTACTTTCCGGAATCCTGCCGGAACGTTACGCGCGCAACACAAAGCAGTTTTCTCTGGAAGACCAGCGGGCGCTGCTGTTGTCGCGGGTGCTGCTTGTGGGACTGGGGGGACTGGGAGGCCATGTTCTCGATATGCTTGTCAGGCTGGGTGTGGGACACATCACAGCAGCGGACGGAGACGTTTTCGAGCCCAGCAACCTGAACAGACAACTGCTCAGTTCCATGTCACGGGTGGGCACGTCCAAGGCGCAGGCGGCCAGAGACCACGCCCGCAATACCAACCCCGCAACCGAACTCACGGTTGTCGATCACTACGTGGATGCTCTTTCGCTGCCGCCGCTGATGCAGCAATGTCATCTGGTCATCGACGCGCTGGGCGGACTGCAGTCACGTCTTATGCTCCAGAAAGCCGCACAGAACGCCGGAGTGCCGCTGGTAACGGCCGCCGTGGGCGGTTTGACAGGGTATGTGGCCACAGTATTGCCGGACCAGACAGGCCCCGCCGAACTGCTGGGGTCGGGCGGCACCGGTGAACCGGTGGAAGATACGCTGGGCACTCCCGCTCCTGTTGTGGCCTGTGCCGCGGCCCTGCAATGCACAGAAGCGGCAAAAATTCTTACCGGCAAACCGCCGTCGCGCGGTGTACTGTTTTTCGACCTGAACGACAGGACATTTCAGACAGTCATGCTCTGATGAACTGCATACCGGACACCGGCTGGAATGACTTCTGGCCACACCAGAAACCACGTCACAGTCCGCACGCCTTGCTCCCCGCTTTTCCCGGCATACCTCATACGCAGCTGCCGCCCTGCATGTCCGGCTTACCGTACCGCCGCAGGGTAGCGGCAGCCATCCCGCCCTGACGCTTATCCTGCGGCACAACGCCGCACCGGACAATACCGGCAAAACACTGCAACGGAAAAACAACCACGCTGCTGGCGTTCTGGAGCCGGACAGATACAATTTGCGGCCACCTGCCGCCCTGCCCGGCCGGACATGCAGTATGCAGAACGGCAAAAACAAAGGGCCGGCAAAGCCGGCCCCTTGTGTTGTCATCTGTTCTGCGACGTTTACTGCACCTTGGCAGCCTGAAGCTCTTCCACGGAAAAGTCCCAGACCACGCCGTGGGGGTTCAGTTTTTCCTTCATCATGAAGGCGGGCAGCTGGTCATCCGCAGCGGTAAAGCCTGCTGCGGTGTTAAAGCTGATTTCGTCTTTCAGGGTGGCTATACCCAGCGCGCCGAAATCATCGGGAGTGAACTCGATGCCGTGGCGGGCAGAAACCATATCGCAGATGCACTGCACCGCGTCGGCGGTATCCAGAACGGCAAAAGCCACAAACAGGCACAGCCCGAGCGAATCCACCGTGGCGGTGGCAATCTGCAGCGCCTTGGAGGTTTCCACCTGACCTTCCTTGCCCAGCGGGTTCACGTCACCGCCCACCTTGAGCATGTTCTGGCAGATGGCGTAGCCGGCGGTGTGGTCGGCGCCCTGTGTGGTGGTGGCGTAAGTTACACCAACGCCCTTGGCGGCGCGGGGGTCGTATGCGGGCATTGACTGGTTCTTGACGGTGGGCACACGGGTAACCCCGAATGCCTGTGCCGTAAAGCCCACACCGTTGCCGATAATCTTGCCGAGATGGTCTTTTTTGTCGCGGATGCGGTTCACAAGCTCATAAGCGGCTTCGCCGTCGCCCCACGGAATAACTCCGCCGTCCATGGCTATGGCCACGGTGTTGCCTATTTCAATGGTGTCCACACCAAGGTCGTCGCACAGGCGGTCCAGCTTGGCTATCTGGTCGATGTCCTTGATAAGTGCGTTACCGCCGAATGCCCACACCGTTTCGTATTCAAAACCGGAGGTCAGATACTCGCCCTTTTCATCCACGTAGTTCTGCGAGCACTGGATAAGGCAGCCGGCGTGGCAGCCTTCCTTGGTTTTGCCGCCGCGCTTGGAAATGAACTCGGCGATGGTTTCTCCGCTGATGCCTGCCACATGATCACAGCGGCCTTCGCGGAAGTTTTTGGTGGGAAACGCGCCGGCTTCGTTGATGATGTTTACCAGAATAGCAGTTCCGAAGCCGGGCAGACCCTGACCGGTAACCGGGTGGGCGCGCAGAATTTCGGCCCAGCGCTTGGAAGCAGCCTTGAACTTTTCGGGGTCCGCATAGGTGAAGCGCTCTCCGCCGGTGTCGTCCAGCACAACGGCCTTAACTTTTTTAGACCCCATCACAGCGCCCAGACCACCACGGCCGGCGGCACGGGCGGTACGGCCCCACGGGTCGGAAAACTGAATGGAAGCACCAGTCAGACATGCTTCGCCCGCGGGCCCGATAATCATGCCCGAAGCTTTTTTGCCGTACTGTCCGGCAATCATGTCCATGCTTTCGTATGTGCCTTTGCCCACCATATCGGCGGCATCAACAAACTGCACACCGTCTTTGGTGATGATAATGTTGCAGAAAGGTGCATCCGCTTCCGGCTTGTCTTCCAGCACCATAGCAAGAATGTCCAGACGGGCGAGCTTCTGGCAGAAGGTGCCGCCGGAGTTTGATTCCTTGATGGTGCCGGTGAGCGGCGACTTGGCCCCCAGCGAAATACGGCCGGAGTTTGCCGCTGCTGTGCCGGAAAGCAGCCCGATGGCGGCGACAATCTTGTTGTCGGCACTCAGGGCATGGGTATCGGCGGGAACTTCGTCCAGCACCATGCGCGAGGTGAGATTGCGGCCTCCCAGACCGGCGTATTTGCCGGGCTCTTCATAACGGAAGGTCCGCTCTTTAGTGTTGATTCGCAGAATCTTCGGCATTTCATAGCCCCTTAGTTCGAAAGTGTTAGTCCAAGCACACTAATGGTCGGAACAGCCCACAGTTCCGTTTTCCCGTTGCCCCACACAGGGGATATGGGATACCTCTAGGGTTAGCAGAACACTACAACCGCGTGAAATATCATGTCAAAGAGATTATCAAGGCGCACAGGTACTATTAAGTTATTTTTAACCTAAAAGACAGCAAAACAGCCCCGCACAAACCAGAAATAACCAGGAGAAACCAAAATGAACATCGTACTGAGCATTCCGGAGTCAGCAAACAGTTACTGGCGGCAGCTGGGGCAATCCGGTCTGGTGGTAGACGCCCGCATAAACTGTACCGTGCGCGATGTTCTGGAAAAAAGTATCGGTTTTTCAGATGACTACATTGAAAAACGTATTGAGACGGTATTTCTGGACGGACACCCTGTGGACGACATAGACAGCGCTCTTGTACCGGACGGGGCACGCATGGCGCTGGCATCCGCCCTGCCGGGAGCCGCAGGTATAGCCATGCGGCGCAACAGTCCGTATGCGGCGCTGCGGGGCGGCATAACCCATACGCACAGCCGCAACGCTCCGGCAGCGTCAGGCAGCATCGAGCTGGCGCTGTTCAATCTGGTCATGCACGAGCACGCCATACGCATACTGACCGCCGGTGCAAAAGTAAAAACAGACATGCTGGCCGCCATGCTGGAACGCCGCCCCGAAAACAGCGTACGCAGCGTACTGGCAAACGGTGAGCCGCTGACACCGCAGCAGGCC encodes:
- a CDS encoding MoaD/ThiS family protein translates to MKIEVKCFATLAPHTPAEGTMDVPPQTSVNDIMRQLGIARDDVKIIFINGAHVEPEALLNEGDRLGLFPAVGGG
- a CDS encoding HD domain-containing phosphohydrolase; protein product: MTTESIAVLVIDDDPAILQNIVCYLEDSDFICFGAADGAAGIETFERERPDAVIVDLNMPGMNGRDVIARINAQSPTTPVIVVSGTGVIDEAVESMRVGAWDFLSKPVRRMEELENAVRAGLRRARTMRESNEYKETLERMVKRRTRELQLANDRTEAILLATVQSLSTVINLKDAYTGTHQQRVALIAPAIAEELGMEQRAVEAVRLAALLHDVGKMGLPSEFLTKPSRLDANEMQFIRQHPQLGYDILKDIPFELPIPEMVLQHHERLDGSGYPRGLAGDDILPEARILAVADTVEAICSHRPWRPAHPFSHALHELTAGKNTLYCPDAVNSCIDLITRGDPRLTTFTATIKGLPS
- a CDS encoding HDOD domain-containing protein → MILSEDVTDSNGRKLLCAGDAITEKHLRILKIWGVAEVDVEGIEPADAARSALDGLDPLRVEAAAARATARFALNDLQYEPVCMLMQCSVAALAKGADPVAPLPDYSVLPAAPMPSAPPALADMLRDDTRLGSLPPVFHRLVDVVNDPRSSATDMAEVIANDTDLSARLLRLVNSTFYGLRAKVDTITRAVTIIGSNQLVSLAMGAVMTTFFKGLPNSIVDMRSFWEHSVACGVAARLLASLHRMPNTERFFVAGLLHDIGRLAVYRLLPEHSLYMLTESRRRGISMRAMEREVLGFSHDRLGGRLLKEWRCPVSLERNVALHHTPGSGHGGLESAIINVADILAHTLEFGTSGEVLVPRLEQAVWDALALPAGTLEQAAAQMDYQVHEIIRFFELDE
- a CDS encoding histidine kinase, with protein sequence MNNETPFSQANLKARLRSLEEQARFTLDVLEMASTLGDFQTSINKLHEPSSLLREAMERVEELVRFSATAFYLVDESSSDFSLALCAPDTYGAMVDDELEHLIETGVFALALRENRPITVYSRDNNHRLVLHALATSSRTRGMFVGIMPRSERNLSGILLSLLSITLKHCANAIESFELYRLFRENEALQRARLDQLPVGIVDAAPDGAILSATGALMQQFGFAAETSLSSLTLADLLCPASQKQLQEAMQNLLASGETGSPPQIPHRRLSLTSRETSQGAFPVVLHLTLQHDASGSFFRAVLA
- a CDS encoding ThiF family adenylyltransferase translates to MTSADARHAGAPRDDAPLHTLIMQHAVNGRLRMRAVQGIAQECGCHIRHVECAALLSGILPERYARNTKQFSLEDQRALLLSRVLLVGLGGLGGHVLDMLVRLGVGHITAADGDVFEPSNLNRQLLSSMSRVGTSKAQAARDHARNTNPATELTVVDHYVDALSLPPLMQQCHLVIDALGGLQSRLMLQKAAQNAGVPLVTAAVGGLTGYVATVLPDQTGPAELLGSGGTGEPVEDTLGTPAPVVACAAALQCTEAAKILTGKPPSRGVLFFDLNDRTFQTVML
- a CDS encoding aldehyde ferredoxin oxidoreductase family protein; this encodes MPKILRINTKERTFRYEEPGKYAGLGGRNLTSRMVLDEVPADTHALSADNKIVAAIGLLSGTAAANSGRISLGAKSPLTGTIKESNSGGTFCQKLARLDILAMVLEDKPEADAPFCNIIITKDGVQFVDAADMVGKGTYESMDMIAGQYGKKASGMIIGPAGEACLTGASIQFSDPWGRTARAAGRGGLGAVMGSKKVKAVVLDDTGGERFTYADPEKFKAASKRWAEILRAHPVTGQGLPGFGTAILVNIINEAGAFPTKNFREGRCDHVAGISGETIAEFISKRGGKTKEGCHAGCLIQCSQNYVDEKGEYLTSGFEYETVWAFGGNALIKDIDQIAKLDRLCDDLGVDTIEIGNTVAIAMDGGVIPWGDGEAAYELVNRIRDKKDHLGKIIGNGVGFTAQAFGVTRVPTVKNQSMPAYDPRAAKGVGVTYATTTQGADHTAGYAICQNMLKVGGDVNPLGKEGQVETSKALQIATATVDSLGLCLFVAFAVLDTADAVQCICDMVSARHGIEFTPDDFGALGIATLKDEISFNTAAGFTAADDQLPAFMMKEKLNPHGVVWDFSVEELQAAKVQ